In the genome of Neisseria animaloris, one region contains:
- a CDS encoding YebC/PmpR family DNA-binding transcriptional regulator — protein MAGHSKWANIRHKKERQDAKRGKIFTRLIKEITVAAKMGGGDPASNPRLRLAMDKAFDNNMPKDNVQRAIDKGTGNLEGAEYVELRYEGYGIGGAALMVDCLTDNKTRTVADVRHAFNKNGGNLGTDGCVAFNFVHQGYLLFAPGVDEDALMEAALEAGAEDVVTNNDGSIEVITAPNDWAGVKAALETAGFKSEDGDVTMRAQNETELSGEDAEKMQKLIDALEDLDDVQNVYTSAVLNFE, from the coding sequence ATGGCAGGCCATAGCAAGTGGGCGAACATCCGCCACAAAAAAGAACGTCAAGATGCCAAACGCGGCAAGATTTTCACCCGTCTGATTAAAGAAATCACCGTAGCAGCCAAAATGGGCGGCGGCGATCCCGCATCCAATCCCCGCCTGCGCTTGGCAATGGACAAAGCATTCGACAACAACATGCCCAAAGACAACGTGCAACGTGCCATCGACAAAGGCACGGGCAATTTGGAAGGCGCGGAATACGTCGAACTGCGCTACGAAGGCTACGGCATCGGCGGTGCCGCCTTGATGGTAGACTGTCTGACCGATAACAAAACCCGTACCGTTGCCGACGTACGCCACGCGTTCAACAAAAACGGCGGCAACCTCGGCACCGACGGCTGCGTGGCCTTCAACTTCGTACATCAGGGCTATCTGCTGTTCGCTCCGGGCGTAGACGAAGACGCATTAATGGAAGCGGCCCTCGAAGCCGGTGCGGAAGATGTAGTCACCAATAACGACGGTTCAATCGAAGTGATTACCGCCCCCAACGATTGGGCGGGCGTAAAAGCCGCTCTCGAAACGGCGGGTTTCAAATCGGAAGACGGCGACGTTACCATGCGCGCCCAAAACGAAACCGAATTGAGCGGCGAAGATGCAGAAAAGATGCAGAAGCTGATTGATGCTCTGGAAGATTTGGACGACGTACAAAACGTTTACACTTCGGCAGTATTAAATTTTGAATAA
- a CDS encoding DUF302 domain-containing protein codes for MKTALYLIAAITLAACTHTPHTGEHAESSAPTIHSVASRYTFNETVSRLENTIKAKGMVVFTVIDHQAAAQKYGLTMQPAKVIVFGQPKIGTPLMLKDPEFALQLPMRVLVTETNGQVKAVFTDIRTLIRGSHIEYRDVENTLANAEKLIRKTVSE; via the coding sequence TTGAAAACAGCCCTTTACCTTATCGCCGCCATCACTTTGGCAGCTTGTACACATACTCCGCATACAGGCGAACATGCCGAATCATCCGCACCTACCATCCATTCCGTAGCCAGCCGTTACACTTTCAACGAAACCGTTTCCCGTTTGGAAAACACCATTAAAGCCAAAGGCATGGTTGTATTTACCGTTATCGACCACCAAGCCGCCGCACAAAAATACGGCCTGACCATGCAACCGGCCAAAGTGATAGTGTTCGGCCAGCCGAAAATAGGTACGCCGCTAATGTTGAAAGACCCCGAATTCGCTCTGCAACTTCCCATGCGCGTACTGGTAACCGAAACCAACGGGCAAGTAAAAGCCGTATTTACCGACATCCGCACCCTTATCCGCGGCAGCCACATCGAATACCGCGATGTAGAAAACACATTGGCTAATGCGGAAAAACTGATTCGGAAAACCGTTAGCGAATAA
- a CDS encoding bile acid:sodium symporter, which translates to MLQLLLPFVLGHLSRRWIAEWVAEHKKLIRFTDQSSILLVVYTAFSEAVLEGIWSRVGWNTLLVIAAVSCAMLALVLLATTYGARLLGFDKEDEITIVFAGSKKSLANGVPMANILFPAPMVGMMVLPLMIFHQIQLMVCAVLAQRYAKRADG; encoded by the coding sequence ATGCTGCAATTGCTGTTGCCGTTTGTTTTGGGGCATCTTTCGCGCCGGTGGATTGCTGAATGGGTGGCGGAACATAAAAAGCTGATTCGGTTCACCGACCAGTCGTCGATTTTGCTGGTGGTTTACACTGCATTTAGCGAAGCAGTGTTGGAAGGTATCTGGAGCCGTGTGGGTTGGAACACGCTGCTGGTAATTGCAGCAGTGTCGTGTGCGATGCTGGCATTGGTGTTGCTGGCAACCACATACGGTGCGCGTCTGTTGGGATTTGATAAAGAAGACGAGATTACCATTGTGTTTGCCGGTTCTAAAAAGAGTTTGGCTAACGGCGTACCGATGGCGAATATTCTGTTTCCCGCCCCTATGGTGGGGATGATGGTGTTGCCGTTGATGATATTCCATCAGATTCAGCTGATGGTGTGTGCGGTGCTGGCACAGCGTTATGCGAAACGTGCCGACGGTTAA
- a CDS encoding TolC family protein: MMKKPLLPFAFLTLLAAPLAAAEMPPVVAEETLSTADTRLAVNSEDGTGMLSFQEARQELMRNSPKIAAAQAFESARQLQSEAAKGLGGPSVAFDATAIKYRVRGEADIRDIKHQALNNTRRNTILSGLDPSVSSVLDTAANRIAARIPDQISYDAKGNTHNAALIAVWPMYNGGTAKAARNLLKARADEAGADTSLTANELNSTLAERYFGAQLARMAAGLHDQAVRTIARYDHTAKRALEEGLIAKVERLEAQAAFENAKRDAEKAHHDAELAETALHRLLGRETPVEPTTPIFLLTKPIEPLTHFQQLALEKHPGFSKVNAKKHQAEALHDAGQARYKPNLNLFGAYETKNKASWMAGVNLHWTLYSQLDRKAMSRASAQQVIQAEKSNEDLRENIMLLVEKNWRNVENARTEYIRRGSNVNLAKEVLHLKKSGLREGVNTVAELMKAETEFTKAKTERAKAANDYVQSLAKLLESSGIPERLHDYEHQADVKLFMKNGVVQ; encoded by the coding sequence ATGATGAAAAAACCGCTTTTACCGTTTGCTTTTTTAACCTTGCTGGCCGCACCTCTCGCTGCTGCCGAAATGCCGCCGGTTGTTGCAGAAGAAACCCTTTCCACCGCCGACACCCGATTAGCAGTAAATAGCGAAGACGGTACCGGCATGCTGAGTTTTCAGGAAGCCCGGCAGGAATTGATGCGCAATTCGCCCAAAATAGCAGCGGCACAAGCGTTTGAATCGGCACGGCAATTGCAGAGCGAAGCCGCAAAAGGCTTGGGCGGGCCCAGCGTGGCATTTGATGCTACTGCAATCAAATACCGTGTACGCGGCGAAGCGGACATCAGAGACATCAAACATCAGGCTCTGAACAACACCCGCAGAAACACCATCCTGAGCGGGTTGGATCCTTCCGTATCTTCTGTGCTCGACACCGCCGCCAACCGCATTGCCGCCCGCATTCCCGACCAAATTTCCTACGATGCCAAAGGCAACACGCACAACGCCGCCTTAATCGCCGTATGGCCGATGTACAACGGCGGCACCGCCAAAGCCGCCCGAAACCTATTGAAAGCCCGTGCCGACGAAGCGGGAGCCGACACTTCGCTTACCGCCAACGAGTTGAACAGCACCTTGGCCGAACGCTATTTCGGCGCACAGCTTGCACGCATGGCCGCCGGTTTGCACGATCAAGCCGTGCGCACCATCGCACGCTACGACCACACCGCCAAACGCGCATTGGAAGAAGGTCTGATTGCCAAAGTGGAACGTTTGGAAGCGCAGGCCGCTTTTGAAAATGCCAAGCGCGATGCCGAAAAAGCGCACCACGATGCCGAGCTGGCCGAAACCGCCCTGCACCGCCTGCTCGGACGCGAAACACCCGTCGAACCAACCACCCCCATTTTCCTGCTGACCAAACCGATCGAACCGCTGACACACTTCCAGCAGCTGGCCTTGGAAAAACACCCCGGCTTCAGCAAGGTGAATGCCAAAAAACATCAGGCCGAAGCACTTCACGATGCCGGACAAGCGCGTTACAAGCCCAACCTTAACCTCTTCGGTGCCTACGAAACCAAAAACAAAGCCAGTTGGATGGCAGGCGTAAACCTGCATTGGACGCTTTACAGCCAACTCGACCGCAAAGCCATGAGCCGCGCCTCGGCGCAACAAGTCATCCAAGCCGAAAAAAGCAATGAAGACCTGCGCGAAAACATCATGCTGCTGGTTGAAAAAAATTGGCGCAACGTCGAAAACGCACGTACGGAATACATCCGCCGCGGCAGCAACGTCAATCTGGCCAAAGAAGTGCTGCACCTGAAAAAATCCGGCCTGCGCGAAGGCGTGAATACGGTGGCGGAACTGATGAAAGCCGAAACCGAATTCACCAAAGCCAAAACCGAACGCGCCAAAGCCGCCAACGACTATGTGCAGTCGCTGGCCAAACTGCTGGAAAGCAGCGGCATCCCCGAACGGCTGCACGATTACGAACATCAGGCCGATGTGAAACTGTTTATGAAAAACGGTGTCGTGCAATAA
- a CDS encoding bile acid:sodium symporter yields MKILKYLKIDTFLLMLLLMMLAATLFPAQGEAKTFFKYLTTAAIALLFFMHGAKLSRESILAGIRHWRLHLLVLSSTFVLFPLIGMAMRPLSPWLMEPEIYQGFLYLCALPATVQSAIAFTSLARGNLAAAVCSASASSLLGVFVSPLLVGMLMSTQGNMDFFGSAGGDAAIAVAVCFGASFAPVDC; encoded by the coding sequence ATGAAGATATTGAAATATTTAAAAATAGATACGTTTTTGCTGATGTTGCTGCTCATGATGCTGGCGGCAACGCTGTTTCCCGCGCAGGGGGAGGCGAAAACGTTTTTCAAATATCTGACAACCGCCGCCATTGCGCTGCTGTTTTTTATGCACGGCGCGAAACTGTCGCGTGAATCGATTTTAGCGGGCATCCGGCATTGGCGGCTGCATTTGCTGGTGTTATCTTCCACGTTTGTGCTGTTCCCTCTGATCGGCATGGCGATGAGGCCGCTGTCGCCTTGGTTGATGGAACCTGAAATTTATCAGGGCTTTCTGTATTTATGTGCGCTGCCGGCCACGGTGCAGTCGGCGATTGCCTTTACTTCGCTGGCACGCGGTAATTTGGCGGCGGCGGTGTGCAGTGCTTCGGCATCAAGTTTATTGGGAGTGTTTGTATCGCCCTTGCTGGTGGGCATGTTGATGAGTACGCAAGGCAATATGGATTTTTTCGGTTCGGCGGGCGGTGATGCTGCAATTGCTGTTGCCGTTTGTTTTGGGGCATCTTTCGCGCCGGTGGATTGCTGA
- the ileS gene encoding isoleucine--tRNA ligase produces MTDYSKTVNLHESPFPMRGNLAKREPAWVKDWQDQQRYQKLRQKAQGRPKFILHDGPPYANGDIHIGHAVNKILKDIIIRSKTLAGFDAPYVPGWDCHGLPIEVMVEKLHGKNMPDAKFRELCREYAAEQIARQKKDFIRLGVLGDWGNPYRTMDFKTEADTVRTLGEIYKAGYLYRGEKPVQFCLDCGSSLAEAEVEYKDKVSPAIDVAYSFKDNAALAQAFGLGTLDGQAFAVIWTTTPWTLPASQAVSAGADVLYQLIDTPKGKLVLAKDLAEEALKRYGFSDGHTQVLAETTGDRLENLHMSHPFLERDIPMLNGEHVTTDAGTGLVHTAPSHGLEDYFVCLKYNITLDNPVNSEGRYRSDVPRVAGLTVWEANAVIIEWLQEENRLLSHAKIEHSYAHCWRHKTPLIYRATGQWFIGMDKAGASGKTLRNNALKAVDDTEFFPSWGRARLQAMIEGRPDWVVSRQRYWGTPMTFFVHKETGELHPRSAELLEEVAKRIEEKGIEAWFSLDAAELLGAEAEQYEKLKDTMDVWFDSGSTHFSVLKQRDELAWPADLYLEGSDQHRGWFQSSMLTGCASMGRAPYKQLLTHGFVVDQNGRKMSKSLGNVVAPQEVYNEFGADILRLWTASTDYSGELAISKEILKRVTESYRRIRNTLSFLFANLSDFRPIEHAVPQDQMVEIDRYALILARQLQERLAGDYYPRYAFHFAVKDIVSFCSEDLGAFYLDILKDRLYTTHADSHARRSAQTALYHITRSLVLLISPILCFTAEEAWDIIGGGEEDSVLFHTWHEFPPINEKSEAELVKKWQAVRQVREAATAAIEPLRTDKTVGSSLQAEVDITAPEDLAGYLKMLGDELRFVLLVSKATVNKGEELAVTAKVSSGEKCERCWHYTDDVGAAEDHPTICKRCADNVDGKGEERHYA; encoded by the coding sequence ATGACCGATTACAGCAAAACCGTTAATCTTCACGAATCGCCTTTTCCCATGCGCGGCAATCTGGCCAAGCGCGAGCCGGCGTGGGTGAAAGATTGGCAGGATCAGCAACGCTACCAAAAACTGCGCCAAAAAGCCCAAGGCCGCCCGAAATTCATTCTGCACGACGGCCCGCCCTATGCCAACGGCGACATCCACATCGGTCATGCCGTCAACAAAATTCTGAAAGACATCATCATCCGCAGCAAAACGCTGGCCGGTTTCGACGCGCCCTATGTGCCGGGTTGGGACTGCCACGGCCTGCCGATTGAAGTGATGGTGGAAAAACTGCACGGCAAAAACATGCCCGATGCCAAGTTCCGCGAACTGTGCCGCGAATATGCCGCCGAACAGATCGCCCGCCAGAAAAAAGACTTCATCCGCTTGGGCGTGCTGGGCGACTGGGGCAACCCCTACCGCACCATGGATTTCAAAACCGAAGCCGACACCGTGCGCACCCTCGGCGAAATCTACAAAGCAGGCTACCTCTACCGCGGCGAGAAGCCTGTGCAGTTTTGCTTGGACTGCGGCTCTTCGCTGGCCGAAGCCGAAGTGGAATATAAAGACAAAGTGTCGCCCGCCATCGACGTGGCCTACTCCTTTAAAGACAACGCTGCCCTTGCCCAAGCCTTCGGTTTGGGTACTCTCGACGGCCAGGCTTTTGCCGTGATTTGGACAACCACGCCGTGGACGTTGCCCGCCAGCCAAGCCGTGAGCGCGGGTGCCGATGTGCTTTACCAGCTGATCGATACGCCGAAAGGCAAGCTCGTGCTCGCCAAAGATTTGGCCGAAGAAGCATTGAAACGCTACGGCTTTTCAGACGGCCACACCCAAGTGCTGGCCGAAACCACCGGCGACAGGCTTGAAAACCTGCACATGAGCCATCCGTTTTTAGAGCGCGACATCCCCATGCTCAACGGTGAACACGTTACCACCGATGCCGGTACCGGCTTGGTTCACACCGCACCTTCGCACGGCTTGGAAGACTATTTCGTCTGCCTGAAATACAACATCACGCTCGACAACCCCGTTAACAGCGAAGGCCGCTACCGCAGCGACGTGCCGCGCGTGGCAGGCTTAACCGTGTGGGAAGCCAACGCCGTGATTATCGAATGGCTGCAAGAAGAAAACAGATTGCTTTCCCACGCCAAAATCGAACACAGCTACGCCCATTGCTGGCGGCACAAAACCCCGCTGATTTACCGCGCCACCGGCCAATGGTTTATCGGCATGGACAAAGCCGGAGCCAGCGGCAAAACCCTGCGCAACAACGCGCTCAAAGCCGTGGACGATACCGAGTTCTTCCCCTCATGGGGCCGCGCCCGCCTGCAAGCCATGATTGAAGGCCGCCCCGACTGGGTGGTGTCGCGCCAACGCTATTGGGGCACGCCGATGACCTTCTTCGTCCACAAAGAAACCGGCGAACTGCACCCGCGTTCCGCCGAGCTTTTGGAAGAAGTGGCCAAACGCATCGAAGAAAAAGGCATCGAAGCATGGTTCTCGCTGGATGCCGCCGAACTCTTGGGTGCGGAAGCCGAACAATACGAAAAACTCAAAGACACCATGGACGTATGGTTCGATTCCGGCAGCACCCACTTTTCCGTGCTGAAACAGCGCGACGAGCTGGCTTGGCCTGCCGACCTTTACCTTGAAGGCAGCGACCAGCACCGCGGCTGGTTCCAATCGTCCATGCTCACCGGCTGCGCATCAATGGGCCGCGCACCTTACAAACAACTGCTCACGCACGGTTTTGTGGTGGATCAAAACGGCAGAAAAATGTCCAAATCGCTGGGCAACGTTGTCGCTCCGCAAGAAGTGTATAACGAATTCGGTGCCGACATCCTGCGCTTGTGGACGGCCTCTACCGATTACAGTGGCGAATTGGCGATTTCCAAAGAAATCCTCAAACGCGTTACCGAAAGCTACCGCCGCATCCGCAACACCTTGAGCTTCCTGTTTGCTAACCTGAGCGATTTTCGCCCCATCGAGCACGCCGTGCCGCAAGACCAAATGGTGGAAATCGACCGCTACGCCTTAATTTTGGCGCGCCAACTGCAAGAGCGTTTGGCCGGCGATTACTACCCGCGTTATGCCTTCCACTTCGCGGTGAAAGACATCGTGAGCTTCTGTTCGGAAGACTTGGGCGCGTTCTATCTCGACATTCTGAAAGACCGCCTCTACACCACCCACGCCGACAGCCACGCCCGCCGCAGCGCGCAAACTGCGCTTTACCACATTACCCGCAGCTTGGTGTTGCTGATTTCGCCGATTCTCTGCTTCACCGCAGAAGAAGCGTGGGATATCATCGGCGGCGGCGAAGAAGACAGCGTACTGTTCCACACATGGCACGAATTTCCGCCCATTAATGAAAAGAGCGAAGCCGAATTGGTGAAAAAATGGCAAGCCGTGCGCCAAGTGCGCGAAGCGGCCACCGCCGCCATCGAGCCGTTGCGTACCGATAAAACCGTCGGTTCATCTTTACAGGCCGAAGTCGATATTACCGCTCCCGAAGATTTGGCGGGCTACCTGAAAATGCTCGGCGACGAATTGCGCTTTGTGTTGCTGGTGTCCAAAGCCACCGTCAACAAAGGCGAAGAGCTGGCGGTAACGGCTAAAGTAAGCAGCGGCGAAAAATGCGAACGCTGCTGGCACTACACCGACGACGTAGGTGCTGCCGAAGACCATCCCACCATTTGTAAACGCTGTGCCGACAATGTGGACGGTAAAGGCGAAGAACGCCACTATGCTTAA
- a CDS encoding aspartate kinase, whose amino-acid sequence MALIVQKYGGTSVGSAERIKNVAKRVAKTRAEGHDVVVVVSAMSGETNRLVALAHEMQDFPDPRELDVVLATGEQVTIGLLAMALKNIGVDAKSYTGWQVAVKTDNAHSKARIEDIDDQAIRADLKAGKVVIVAGFQGVNANGDISTLGRGGSDTSAVALAAALKADECQIYTDVDGVYTTDPRVVPEARRLDTVTFEEMLELASLGSKVLQIRSVEFAGKYKVRLRVLSSLQEGGNGTLITFEEDNNMERAAVSGIAFDKNQARINVRGVPDKPGVAYQILGAVADANIEVDMIIQNVGDEGTTDFSFTVPRGEYKPVLELLNGLKESIGAAEIDGDDTVCKVSIVGLGMRSHVGVASKMFRTLAEEGINIQMISTSEIKVSVLIDEKYMELATRVLHKAFELA is encoded by the coding sequence ATGGCGTTAATCGTACAAAAATACGGCGGTACTTCGGTAGGTTCCGCCGAGCGTATTAAAAACGTCGCCAAGCGTGTTGCCAAAACCCGCGCCGAAGGACATGACGTGGTGGTGGTGGTTTCAGCCATGAGCGGCGAAACCAACCGTTTGGTAGCTTTGGCGCACGAGATGCAGGATTTCCCCGACCCGCGCGAGCTGGATGTGGTATTGGCTACGGGCGAGCAGGTAACCATCGGCCTGTTGGCGATGGCTTTGAAGAATATCGGTGTCGATGCGAAAAGCTATACCGGCTGGCAGGTTGCGGTTAAAACCGACAATGCCCATTCTAAAGCACGCATTGAAGACATCGACGACCAAGCCATCCGTGCCGATTTGAAAGCCGGAAAAGTAGTGATTGTGGCGGGTTTTCAGGGCGTGAATGCCAACGGCGATATTTCTACGCTGGGTCGCGGCGGTTCCGATACTTCCGCCGTTGCGCTGGCCGCCGCTTTGAAAGCCGACGAGTGCCAGATTTATACCGATGTGGACGGTGTTTATACCACCGACCCGCGCGTGGTGCCGGAAGCCCGCCGCTTGGACACGGTTACTTTTGAAGAAATGCTGGAATTGGCGAGTTTGGGTTCGAAAGTTTTACAAATCCGTTCGGTAGAATTCGCCGGTAAATATAAAGTCCGCCTGCGCGTGTTAAGCAGTTTGCAGGAAGGCGGCAATGGCACATTAATTACCTTTGAAGAGGACAACAACATGGAAAGAGCCGCCGTATCCGGCATTGCATTCGATAAAAACCAAGCCCGCATCAATGTGCGCGGCGTGCCCGACAAGCCCGGTGTGGCTTATCAGATTTTAGGTGCGGTAGCCGATGCCAATATCGAAGTGGATATGATTATTCAAAATGTAGGCGACGAAGGTACAACCGATTTTTCATTCACCGTACCGCGCGGCGAATACAAGCCCGTGTTGGAGCTGTTGAACGGTTTGAAAGAAAGCATCGGTGCCGCTGAAATCGACGGCGACGATACCGTATGTAAAGTTTCTATCGTCGGCTTGGGCATGCGTTCGCACGTGGGCGTGGCTTCCAAAATGTTCCGCACATTGGCCGAGGAGGGCATTAATATCCAAATGATTTCGACTTCCGAAATCAAAGTTTCGGTGCTGATTGACGAGAAATACATGGAATTGGCCACCCGCGTATTGCATAAAGCTTTCGAGTTGGCTTAA
- a CDS encoding MliC family protein, with amino-acid sequence MQTVKILAPLALVLAAAACSTDGNGHGGADVGQQAAQTFSCQNGFVVAVKNAGQDKVALEYGLSDSKSRAVLSSAVSGSGERYVSNDKKTEWHQKGGDAILSFTDPYGNVTETSCQAQ; translated from the coding sequence ATGCAAACAGTAAAAATCCTCGCTCCTTTGGCTTTGGTTTTGGCTGCTGCGGCTTGCAGTACCGACGGAAATGGACATGGCGGTGCAGATGTGGGCCAACAGGCTGCTCAAACGTTCAGTTGCCAAAACGGATTTGTTGTGGCAGTAAAAAATGCAGGCCAAGATAAAGTTGCTTTGGAATATGGTTTGAGCGACAGTAAGAGCCGTGCGGTATTGTCTAGTGCGGTTTCCGGTTCCGGTGAACGTTATGTTTCTAACGATAAGAAAACCGAATGGCATCAAAAAGGCGGAGATGCTATTTTGAGCTTTACCGATCCTTATGGCAATGTAACCGAAACTTCTTGCCAAGCTCAATAA
- a CDS encoding competence/damage-inducible protein A → MIYFNLIIIGDEILHGTRADKHFAFFKALLERHGLKLGQVQYLPDDRDLLVKQFRRSFSDGLPTFVTGGIGSTPDDHTRQAAAEALGLPVERHVAAVPFIEETTLERGDSLDSPSHKQRLLMADFPAGADLVPNPYNKIAGFSIREHYFFPGFPVMAHPMAEWVLDTYYADRFHQTESAQRSVWLFGVPESHVAPIMRDVEQKYAGIRSFSLPSVGWKSKSGEKIPPHIEFGIKAEGEACRQMDAAWSDVLARLAGTHARIQNQAPEEA, encoded by the coding sequence ATGATCTATTTCAACTTAATCATTATCGGCGACGAAATTCTACACGGTACCCGGGCCGACAAACATTTTGCGTTTTTCAAAGCCTTATTGGAACGGCATGGATTAAAGCTCGGTCAGGTGCAATATTTGCCCGACGACCGCGATTTGCTGGTCAAACAGTTCCGCCGCAGTTTTTCAGACGGCCTGCCGACTTTCGTTACCGGCGGCATCGGCTCCACGCCCGACGACCACACCCGCCAAGCTGCGGCCGAAGCGTTGGGTTTGCCGGTCGAACGCCATGTCGCCGCCGTGCCGTTTATCGAAGAAACCACCCTCGAACGCGGCGATTCGCTGGATTCCCCGTCGCACAAACAGCGCCTGCTGATGGCCGACTTTCCCGCCGGAGCCGATTTGGTGCCCAACCCCTATAACAAAATCGCCGGTTTTTCGATACGCGAACATTATTTCTTCCCGGGCTTTCCCGTGATGGCGCACCCGATGGCCGAGTGGGTACTGGACACCTACTATGCCGACCGCTTCCATCAAACGGAAAGCGCGCAACGTTCGGTGTGGTTGTTCGGCGTGCCCGAATCGCACGTTGCACCGATTATGCGCGATGTCGAACAGAAATACGCCGGCATTCGTTCTTTCAGCCTGCCGAGCGTGGGCTGGAAAAGCAAAAGCGGTGAGAAAATTCCGCCGCATATCGAATTCGGCATCAAAGCCGAGGGTGAAGCCTGCCGCCAAATGGATGCGGCATGGTCAGATGTGCTGGCCCGGTTGGCCGGCACCCATGCCCGGATACAGAACCAAGCCCCCGAAGAAGCATAA
- the argG gene encoding argininosuccinate synthase codes for MNQDEHIILQNLPMNQKVGIAFSGGLDTSAALLWMKLRGAQTYAYTANLGQPDEDDYEAISRKAKEYGAIEARLIDCRSQLAHEGITAIQCGAFHIRTGGTTYFNTTPLGRAVTGVMLVSAMKEDDVNVWGDGSTYKGNDIERFYRYGLLTNPNLRIYKPWLDQAFIDELGGRQEMSEFLIANGYDYKMSVEKAYSTDSNMLGATHEAKDLEFLNCGINIVNPIMGVAFWDENVEIKPEEVNVRFEEGVPVALNGQEFANPVELFLEANRIGGRHGLGMSDQIENRIIEAKSRGIYEAPGMALLHIAYERLVTSIHNEDTIEQYRINGLRLGRLLYQGRWFDPQALILRESGQRWVSRAITGEVTLELRRGNDYSILNTESPNLTYHPERLSMEKVENAAFTPADRIGQLTMRNLDIADTHVKLGLYSKAGLLSKHVDSLRNWVMVDKADK; via the coding sequence ATGAATCAGGACGAACATATTATTCTACAAAATCTGCCGATGAATCAAAAAGTCGGCATCGCTTTTTCAGGCGGCCTGGATACCTCGGCCGCTTTGTTGTGGATGAAATTGAGGGGCGCGCAAACTTATGCCTACACCGCCAATTTAGGCCAGCCCGATGAAGACGATTATGAAGCAATTTCCCGAAAAGCCAAAGAGTATGGTGCCATTGAAGCCCGTTTGATCGATTGCCGCAGCCAGCTTGCCCACGAAGGCATTACCGCCATTCAATGCGGAGCATTCCATATCCGAACCGGAGGCACGACTTATTTCAATACCACGCCTTTGGGTCGGGCCGTTACCGGCGTTATGCTGGTTTCCGCTATGAAAGAAGACGACGTTAATGTTTGGGGCGACGGTTCTACTTATAAAGGCAACGATATCGAACGTTTCTACCGTTACGGCTTGCTGACTAATCCTAATCTTCGCATCTACAAACCGTGGCTCGATCAAGCTTTTATCGACGAATTGGGCGGCCGTCAGGAAATGAGCGAGTTTCTAATCGCCAACGGTTACGACTATAAAATGTCGGTAGAAAAAGCCTATTCCACCGATTCGAATATGTTGGGAGCCACCCACGAAGCCAAAGATTTGGAGTTTCTAAACTGCGGCATCAACATTGTTAATCCGATTATGGGCGTAGCATTTTGGGATGAAAATGTAGAAATCAAACCCGAAGAAGTAAACGTACGTTTTGAAGAAGGCGTGCCGGTGGCTTTGAACGGACAAGAGTTTGCCAATCCGGTAGAGTTGTTTTTGGAAGCCAACCGTATCGGCGGCCGCCACGGTTTGGGCATGAGCGACCAAATCGAAAACCGTATTATCGAAGCCAAATCACGCGGTATCTATGAAGCGCCGGGAATGGCGTTGCTGCACATTGCTTACGAGCGTTTGGTAACCAGTATCCATAACGAAGACACCATCGAACAATACCGTATCAACGGCTTGCGTTTGGGCCGCCTGCTTTATCAAGGCCGCTGGTTTGACCCGCAGGCATTGATACTGCGTGAAAGCGGCCAGCGTTGGGTGTCGAGGGCGATTACCGGTGAAGTAACCTTGGAATTACGCCGCGGCAATGATTATTCGATACTGAATACCGAATCTCCCAATCTGACTTACCACCCTGAGCGCTTGAGCATGGAGAAAGTTGAAAATGCGGCATTTACGCCGGCAGACCGTATCGGCCAGCTTACCATGCGTAATCTGGATATTGCCGATACCCATGTCAAGTTAGGCTTGTATTCAAAAGCAGGGCTGTTGTCTAAACATGTTGATTCGTTACGCAACTGGGTAATGGTTGATAAGGCCGATAAATAA